A section of the Branchiostoma lanceolatum isolate klBraLanc5 chromosome 19, klBraLanc5.hap2, whole genome shotgun sequence genome encodes:
- the LOC136425535 gene encoding uncharacterized protein, with protein sequence MIDSSMGRPRLRVKFRVYRVSRTSAMAEGGYRDRGVADGSLLTKKSSEAIQNRYEEQPTSGRPSRQVRPSCVTWGQQMKVRTGSGVPLRGVCTPTDGTRIDTELNYSSIGKGHYDGQGDDCYRTWREQAGQKGERSAPVTGVTVAKAGSERRYYSVPGKAGSAPLTLLCRECGEIVGGEGLNSARTNHTCGAPEDASQDKQVEAKTPQNMARETAVLKKLDALEESRRLAAIEKTAMEEQILRLKEEAIRNVEESAKALIEQVRLIFHRWDQDVKDEMEDLTSHLRIQSCHGNGRQNYDGTKTGLRLDLQRHAPKVEFVPRDFEGSAFTLGRIQVKKDKEVVSSPRQDVLSTPSRTFTPSKSRFGTSGTKKGQFVEPLCVTATLDHVYVIDRAGGGRVQVFTLKGMQVNEFMLNLGEHLSINGCGLFSDGRFVSFVGSLYKGTLGVDTTYTNVFAKYTKEGRLVARRSLAVGSGRDPVIDASGFPDGRVAAALTGKVCILATNGDALSEFDTTVQTYKRVCVNHSNNNILLSLHKTVQVRGLFYSYSPSRC encoded by the exons atgattgacagctcaaTGGGACGACCACGTCTGAGGGTAAAGTTCAGGGTATATAGAGTTTCACGTACGAGCGCCATGGCAGAGGGTGGGTACAGAGACCGCGGTGTTGCGGACGGTAGTCTACTGACGAAAAAGTCGTCTGAGGCGATACAGAACCGCTATGAGGAGCAGCCTACTAGTGGTCGTCCTAGCAGGCAGGTGAGACCTTCTTGTGTCACCTGGGGGCAACAGATGAAAGTGAGAACCGGATCTGGTGTACCCTTaaggggcgtgtgtacacctaCTGACGGGACTAGGATAGACACGGAACTAAACTACAGCTCAATCGGTAAGGGACACTACGATGGACAGGGGGATGATTGTTATCGCACCTGGCGAGAGCAGGCCGGTCAGAAAGGTGAGAGGAGCGCACCTGTGACAGGTGTGACTGTTGCCAAAGCGGGGAGTGAGCGGCGCTATTATTCAGTACCGGGTAAAGCCGGAAGTGCGCCCTTAACGCTATTGTGTAGAGAGTGTGGCGAGATTGTGGGTGGGGAAGGCCTGAACAGTGCCCGCACTAACCACACATGTGGCGCACCTGAAGACGCATCACAAGACAAGCAGGTAGAAGCTAAGACTCCTCAGAACATGGCCCGTGAGACGGCAGTCTTAAAGAAGCTAGACGCCTTGGAGGAAAGCAGACGCCTGGCGGCAATCGAGAAGACGGCAATGGAGGAACAGATTCTTAGACTGAAGGAAGAAGCTATAAGAAACGTCGAAGAAAGCGCCAAGGCGCTGATAGAACAGGTGCGACTTATCTTCCACAGGTGGGACCAAGACGTCAAGGACGAGATGGAAGACCTGACGTCGCACCTACGTATAcagagttgccatggcaatgggaGACAGAACTATGACGGAACTAAAACCGGACTTCGCCTAGACTTGCAACGTCACGCCCCCAAAGTAGAGTTCGTGCCGAGAGATTTTGAAGGGTCTGCCTTTACTCTTGGACGGATTCAGGTCAAGAAAGACAAAGAAGTCGTCAGCTCTCCACGTCAAGACGTACTCTCAACGCCCTCTAGAACGTTCACGCCCTCGAAGTCCCGTTTCGGGACAAGCGGGACGAAAAAAGGGCAGTTCGTAGAACCGCTGTGCGTCACCGCCACCTTGGACCATGTCTACGTCATCGACCGAGCGGGCGGCGGGCGAGTCCAAGTGTTTACATTAAAGGGGATGCAAGTTAACGAATTTATGCTCAACCTTGGCGAACATTTAAGCATAAACGGTTGCGGTTTGTTCTCCGACGGAAGGTTTGTTTCCTTCGTGGGCAGTCTGTACAAAGGAACTCTAGGCGTGGACACCACTTATACAAACGTGTTCGCGAAATACACCAAAGAAGGGCGGCTGGTGGCGAGGAGATCCCTGGCGGTCGGCTCGGGCCGGGACCCGGTTATCGACGCCTCCGGGTTTCCGGACGGCAG GGTCGCGGCAGCTCTGACCGGGAAGGTCTGTATCCTAGCAACCAACGGCGACGCCCTATCAGAGTTCGACACGACAGTTCAGACCTACAAACGCGTTTGCGTGAACCACAGTAACAACAACATACTACTGTCACTACACAAAACCGTACAGGTGCGTGGTTTGTTTtattcttactctccaagcagatgttag
- the LOC136425540 gene encoding acyl-coenzyme A thioesterase THEM4-like: MALRNCTLLSKRAINFFSRAKPEIISHPCRLLHTEFAKVTQVQQGGSPRFIGVSSGFLNSGCSFSRRGFATVMAEGKDEQHSGKTKQEDASVDAAWPNEAWSDVAKEIFHQLNAGTENGDWKRHPGYLRTGERRLYSRNISEQGKGFEYAIFLNKKEQRATCVCQFGPYLQGPPGHVHGGALATMLDAVIGTCVHDALEGFWLTANLNINYKKPVPLGSTALFHAKVDRQDDRKGYLSAYVTSADGQTTLCDATSLFIKLSREKMEKAKKYLPQESQSNTTAKEGE, translated from the exons ATGGCTCTAAGAAACTGTACTTTGTTGTCAAAGAGGGCGATAAACTTCTTTTCACGCGCGAAACCGGAAATAATTTCACATCCGTGTCGTCTGCTGCACACTGAGTTCGCCAAGGTCACGCAGGTCCAGCAGGGCGGCTCGCCAAGATTCATCGGGGTTTCTTCGGGGTTTCTTAACAGCGGTTGTAGCTTTTCTCGGAGAGGATTCGCTACAGTTATGGCTGAAGGAAAGGACGAGCAACACTCAGGGAAG ACCAAACAAGAGGACGCCTCCGTTGATGCCGCATGGCCGAACGAGGCGTGGTCGGACGTTGCCAAGGAGATTTTCCACCAGTTGAATGCTGGAACGGAAAATGGCGACTGGAAACGTCACCCGGGTTACCTGAGGACAGGGGAAAGACGTCTGTACAGTAGAAACATCTCGGAACAGGGGAAGGGGTTTGAGTACGCCATTTTTCTCAATAAAAAGGAACAGCGGGCCACTTGTGTGTGCCAGTTCGGTCCTTATCTGCAGGGACCGCCGGG CCATGTACACGGGGGCGCTCTTGCTACAATGCTCGACGCGGTGATCGGTACCTGCgtgcatgacgccttggaaggaTTTTGGTTGACGGCAAACCTCAACATTAACTACAAAAA gcCGGTTCCCCTCGGATCGACCGCTCTGTTTCATGCCAAAGTGGACCGACAGGACGACCGGAAGGGGTACTTGTCGGCCTACGTCACTTCCGCTGACGGGCAAACCACGCTGTGCGATGCAACGTCGCTTTTTATCAAGCTCTCGCGAGAGAAGATGGAGAAGGCTAAGAAGTACCTACCTCAAGAATCTCAATCTAATACAACTGCAAAGGAAGGAGAGTAA